The Mycolicibacterium aichiense region TCTCGGCCAGCCAGGCGCGTGCCCTGGCGGCGAAATCGGCGACGGATTCGGTGGCAGTGGAGATCGTGGTTTCGGTCATGCCGACACCTCCTTTTGGCCCGCGCTCAACGCATACACCGCACGGTGGTGCTCCTCCGGCGAACCATACAGCGCGCGGTACAACGCAGCACGGCGCAGGAACAAATGCAGGTCGTGTTCCCACGTGACGCCGATGCCGCCATGCAGCTGCACGCAATCCTGCAGCATCACCGGGGCGCGTTCGGCCACATAGGCTTTGGCCACGCTGACCAGGAGGGCGGCGTCATCCGATCGCTGCGACACCGCGGCCACCGCGCCCGCCGTCGTCGCCCGGCACGCCTCGAACCACATCTTCATGTCCGCGAGCCGATGCTTGAGTGCCTGATAGGAGGCCAGCGGTCTGCCGAAACTGTGGCGATCGAACATCCACTGCGTCGTCATCGCCAGCACGGTCTCCAGGATCCCGACGATCTCTGCGCACTGCAGCACCAGCGCGACCTGCCGCTGCCGCTCGATGATCGCCGGGGTCTGCGCGGCATCGCCGACCACCGCGGACTCGTCGACCTCGCCCCCGTCGAATTGCACTCGGGCGTAACGCTTCACCATGTCGACCGAACGTTGCTCGGTGACTACTGCGCGGTCGGCGGGAACGAGGAACTGGCGAGGACTGCCGTCGAGGTCGGCGACCACCAGGAAGACGGCCGCGTCGGTGCCCGCCTCGACACGGTCCTTCACCCCGTCGATGCGGTAACCGGATCCGGTACGCGTCGCGGTGACACCGGGCTGCAGCGGGCTCAGCGGCAGGCCTGGTTCGTAGACCGCCCACGACGCCACCAGTTCACCGGACACCAGCGCGTCGATGGTGTCGCCGTGTCCTTC contains the following coding sequences:
- a CDS encoding acyl-CoA dehydrogenase family protein — translated: MTGIANPEQMLFASTTQAFLEKEASLTRVRELHAADTSFDGAWWQRAAELGWASLLVPEDLGGGSVSGDGVADLALVAEQIGHSVAPGPLHPVSVVLAGLVEAPEGHGDTIDALVSGELVASWAVYEPGLPLSPLQPGVTATRTGSGYRIDGVKDRVEAGTDAAVFLVVADLDGSPRQFLVPADRAVVTEQRSVDMVKRYARVQFDGGEVDESAVVGDAAQTPAIIERQRQVALVLQCAEIVGILETVLAMTTQWMFDRHSFGRPLASYQALKHRLADMKMWFEACRATTAGAVAAVSQRSDDAALLVSVAKAYVAERAPVMLQDCVQLHGGIGVTWEHDLHLFLRRAALYRALYGSPEEHHRAVYALSAGQKEVSA